ataaaataataaaaaacagtaaaataaaaattaggagatcatgtgtggagtggcaaagttgtcgggaggatccaagcgtttttatcagtcaaataggcgttaattgtgtaatacgctttatccattaaatttttctaacaaacatgtttatttaaaaaataactaggtGTTGCCAGCGTCTAAAAAACTACCATTATGTCATTCTCCAGCCACCCAATGgcgctattaaaaaaacataggtaGCCATCGCAATTTTTAACCTCTCACTTCGCAACTTGCTTTGGCCACAGATTTAagaactaattaaattttttgggTAACGGTTCCCGCCCCCTTTGACTTAAAGTGGCTACAAATAATGTACATGTTCATTAAGAATTTTATAGATTGAAACAGAGATCGcggggcccttctaaatctatggatggaaattaaattaaaatgggatatgtttattcttttttttttcttttcttctttgtggCAATCAAACTTCATCAATAAAGCGTATTTTTGCCAGTGTCAAGTTACATTGTTATTGGAGGATAGGATAGGACTTAGGCAGTATTGAAGAATGAgggcaataaatacatacattatcatatgtaatgtaagggtaaataaatagtgttaaaaagtttattcttGATTGATAGATTAATTTGCTGTGCGCTAGTGTTGTGGTGTTCTGGCGTAGACACAGTACTTGGGCATAggtaatatagtttttgtttcGCATTTGATGATTCTTTATAGAACGATTGTTAACTTACTTGTTGTGTTAATTCTGGAACTGTCAGTGCTCTGTATCCTTGGCTATTTCTGGCAGTGAGGGGAGCGAATCCTGGGAAAATAGCattgattaaaattcaaattcaaatcatttattcagaaattagaccttcacaggcacattttctcgtcaatctttatatttatagttatttctcacaagctacaaactactggcatttcggaacgaccactgctgagaagaaatgccggaagaaactcatttgaacagtgttggtccctatcatgccagatcggcttaccattattgtttcttacaatgtttttttttctaataatatgtatataaaagtacataatgtacatagtcaaaaggtatatcaaaacaggttatgattgtgatccgagtgctgattatatatatatcgatgtgaaacacaattaacttacatgaaaatatattacatgtaaatatatgagaaacgagatgaccagttccctctggcagcacccgttcacgagttgacgcatgggacagccatcgcgtagctcaaccataatagagggaacctcacgacccggcccacgacgccaccaccagattgaccatttgagtgagcatgacacactcgattcccatgacttcataattacaattcttattcgtcgaaatagaagtataattcagacacttgaagatcacaaatcacgaaGTTTTACAATTAAGTGACAAAAGTGAAGTGACTCATATTTTTGATAAGCCCGTCTCGACcgtgtggcgtgtggttccatATAGGGATCCAATGttcgaatgagtttctttcggcatttcttctcagcagtggacGTTCCGAAAAGCCAccagtttgtagctttggtaaatttagaatatgacacATGAAACACTCGATAAAAATTATGGTACTTATGAAGACCTGGCATGAAGAAGTGCAGTCTCGGGAAGGGCACCATGTTGACGGCCAGCTTGCGGAGGTCCGCGTTCAGCTGCCCCGGGAACCGCAGGCACGTCGTCACCCCGGACATCGTCAGCTGTGGACGAGATGAGAGATAACTATAACAGTatgaagtggtggtggtgtaatggttaagacgcccgcctgtggatcgaaaggtcttaggttcgtatcctacactgcttccggtgaaggaaaacgtcatgaagaaacctgcacaccggtggacagtttagttcactagtgtgtatgcgactacttgccactagatcgCGGTAAGTAatagtaaaagtcatgtcagatgcctttaggcgatttgaataaaatacaatacaaaaaacacactcgatatgatgaataatataaatagtcgCTTCCCGTTGTCTGTCCCTAAGTATGTATGCTTAAGAtttgatgtgttttttttaatagatagatatgattcgtgaggaaggtttaggtgtataatttattatggttttacacgagcgaagccgggttgggccgctagtatgtgtggcgacatctaccacgccacatgcataacggcgcagatgtaaaaagccgaccaaacgcaacgaataacaagccacacaagtgatccaggacactacggacagatggcacgacggtcgactcactatggacagctaacaagcctagaccgcgcagacagtgcgtttacgattggaagcataaatacaacctccgacacgACACCGTCTGCCGCGTGCGGTCCCCGGCGCCGGAAGATCTTCCCTGCGGTGCCGGTCGAGCATAATTACCTAGCTCCCGCTGTCTGTCGCAATAAGCTTTCTATCACtggtccgatggacacaaacacagaaacgcgTGCGTGCACGACACACCCAAAACCGCAGACAAACATCTGTGATCACGAGTACAAATAATCACAACTAGACGCGTTGCCCAGGGCTCGCGAACTATTGGATTATAGCCTTCgcttcggtagtttcggagattacccgcctcaaacatacaaactcacaaacgcttacttctttataataatagtatagacaaCAGAAAAGCTGCTTGCTTTGCAGCTGAAGacctaccatgaaacatacaaacacataacacgtccacatgctgtcacTTTTTCACATAACGTCTACGCACCGTGTAAAAAGGAGAGAACGCAATGACATACCTACTACGTGTTCTTAACCCCccacgcaaaaagaggggtgttataagtttgacagctaactatgtctgtctgtgtacgaggcaccgtagctcatcaacgggtgaacagATTTGAatgcgtattttttatttgatagccaATTTTTATACTGTGGTTCTTacatatgtttgatcaaaatcggttcagccgttcaagggttgcagcgaaatgaatattgaagtCAGGgcggatttttaatttgtctaataaataaacttgaataCGTTTCATGGTAGGCAGGAAtcgctataaataaatataataaaagtataaatcacactcacacagattgagctagccccaaagtaagttcgagacttgtgttacgggatactaactcaacgatactatattttataacaaatacatatatagataaacattcaagacccgggccaatcagaaaaagatcattttccatcgtgacccgaccggggctcgaacctgggacctctcggttcagaggcaagcactttgcaactgcgccaccgaggtcgttgcCAGATAGGTAAGAGAGATAAACTCACAGATACAAGATGGTTCAGGTCTCCGTAAGTTGGTGACGCCAGACGCAGAGTTCGGAAACAAATATCATAGAGCGCTTCGTTATCAATGCAGAACGTCTCATCTGTATTCTCCACCAGCTGATGGACTGACAGCGTCGCATTGTATGGCTCCACAACCGTGTCTGACACCTGTAACAGTTAGTTAGTTAGTTAGAAgcagtttaaaacaaaaagtttaaaaagttgaatcggtggtggtgtaattgttaaagacgcccgtctgtggatcgataggtgtcaggttcgtatccttcTCGTGCCGTAGGAGTTTGTATATCGATCTGACACATAATaagcttccggtgaaggaaaacatcgtgaggaaacctgcacactggatgacagtttagttcactagtgtgtatgcggctacctgccactagatggcggtaagtattcgtaaaagtcatgtatcaggctacttgaataaaatctgacaccagtgttagcaataccacactcgatatgatgatgagttTAAAATATGAGTATTTTCTTCGATTTTCAGTATAAGATTGCAGATACATTTTTAGACAATTTTGATTAGACGCATGGTTCCAATGCCAGCTCCGCGCTGTCGCCGAACCTATGCCGACaggaatgcgtgaacattgcataAGTAGTTAGTATTActagtgcttttatttacggcaatgaaaaaccagcaatgtataccgaactGCCACAGTTTggaaactgttcgacgacagcgTGGAGCCGGCGTCCTAggtactaatataatattataaatgcgaaagttttcgAGGATGTgcgaatttaaaaaactaaaatatgaaaaaataaaaaaataataataaaatacgaaTATGAAAACCTAAAACTGTTAAAACCTAAATCtgttacataatatgtttgttaatctttcacggacgggagcgaagcccggaATAAAACTAGTGTGAACTCACTTTAGGTGACGGCATAACACTGAAAGTGTTAACAATTCTGTCAGGGTACTCCTCTCGCAGCTTGCTCAGCAGCAGCGTGCCAAGACCTGACCCGGTGCCGCCACCTAGCGAGTGCGTGAGTTGGAACCCTGAGaatataaaagataaagatttaaaatacatattattagcACAACTGGTGTCGAattgatgtataaaaaagttaaacgcACCgctttattaatgaaaattcagTTCTCTAATTAGGCTTGGAATAGTTTGTCTTTGTGTTATTTCACGTTGAAAGAATGAGACAAATGCAAAGAATATCAactggaagagatttcatttcataagTGGCATCCttgtactcatttttataatgtaatttatatcaaactagctgatgcccgcgctttcgttcgcgtggccgcaaacaatttttggtaagaagtcaaaatattacagaaatttaactgtacagacaaagcttAACGATACTTATACAGAATATACTCatacgactgaaatatatatttcctatagtatAGCTGCACCATTGTGACTCTTCTCCAGGTGTTCCAgttcttcgatttttatatctcaacagaaaatgctcatcagactgaacaacttgtgttaaggcgtaatttctacatttcctatagtttagctgtacaaTCTCTCcattctccatcaggtgttccagttttcaaaatcattgaaaCCATATAttttgcccaggcttaatagctgtataacataaaaagtttcattcaaatacgtccagtagttccgaagattagcgtgtacaaacagagttttttttttcaaattctttctctgTTACTATGACTGACTCTATCGACCAatcgattaattttatttttatatatattcaatgtacaggattttttttctactgttttattatatgtattgatatagaAAAAGTTAGTCACTTAAttactggaagtattgtataatctgtggcCACTGACCATGACCACGTCTATTACGAGTATCTCTACAACTTGGGGTAAACGTTACAACAAATGGTGATTGCTTCTAACAAATGGAACACATTTTCTATGTTCCgtaggtattatgtaatctgtgtcCGTAGtaacaaatgtatatttatagttgTGTGGCGACATCTATCACGCCACAAGCACAACGCCGACACAATTTCCGAAATAGATAGTTCGCaacactacggacagatggcgcCAATGGTTGGGTTGACGGGACTGGCTTGCGGTTTAGATTTTGTTAAGGATAAATATGTCttcatataaaacataaaacagtTTAGCCTCACCTTGGAGACAGTCACAGCCTTCAGACTCCTTCCTGACGACGTCCATGACAGAGTCCACGAGCTCAGCGCCTTCTGTGTAGTGTCCCTTCGCCCAATTATTgcctgaaaatattaaaataattgtcacGACGGGCGAATACGGTGTAAAGCTATAATTTTGTGGTAAATATTGAAGGCCTATCACGAAACATGCAAACAAACTAACCAGTTACTAACTTAGCAATCATGGttgaaagtattatttaacGTCAATAAAGtgatgtattatatttatctgtggcgacatctaccacgcctcATGCACAAACGCTGCAGATGTATAAAGCCGACCAAAtgcaacgaataacaagccacacaaatGATCCACGACTCTATGCACAGATGGCACTACGGTCGGCCCACTACCagaagctaacaagcctaaaccgcgcagacagtgcgttttcgattggaagcatatatatatatatatatatatatatatatatatatatatatatatatattcgcgATGTCCTCTGCTCGCGCAACGAAAATCCCTCGCGACTCGCGAGCGATGGCAAAGTAAGCATTATTTTCGGCGCGTTCATGACTTTTGTTACATAAATCTCCGTGGCGTGAGGCCCCTCGGATAGTGAGGTTATTAGCTTTAGCTCACGTCGCCCTCGTCCCACGCCACTTCTACATATCATATTAAGctgaaatttgaatgaaactcaCCAGCGCCGCTTTGTCCGAACACATAATTGTCTGGTCTGAACAGCTGTCCGTACGTAGAGGACCTGATCGCGTCCATGGTGCCTGGCTCCAGGTCCACAAGCACTGCGCGGGGCACGAACCGGTTGCCTGGGTAAACAAGGTAATGCAATCGTACTATAATAtagatgcgaaagtttgtgaagatataTGTTTGTcttctttcacacaaaatctactcaacggattgttatgaaatttggtgtacgagtagaatataacctggaataacacatagggtactttttatcccgaaattcccacggtgcgaagccccgaggcgcagctagtaaatgaTAGGGCTAGCTTTTCAATGAAATAGCTGATTTAACCACCGGCTATGATAGTCATATAATATTGAGCGGCCATATTACCTAGCGTGGATGTCGTAGGAGGCGACTAAGTGAGTCGGACTTAAGACACACGCACAGATTTAAGGGACTACAGAAAGGGATGCAggtatttaaaagaaagagaTGTAGGATGACCttccttttctattaaatacgtGCATTTCCTTCTTTAGACCCTAGATTGCCCCTGCGGCAGGTGTGTGAGTAGCCTGCCTTATAGACAACAAAATACGATTGAAAAATCATCgctaaatctttaaaatgttgGCTTTGTCACAGCCATATGAATCCAACCACCAGACAGTAACATTCCATTTTACATCGTCAACTGTACCGACGACTTCAGAGGCTCGATTCTCATGCAATCGAAGTCCAATTTtctccaatttttttaatagatttaacACGGTTTCTTGACTTAAGAGAAATCACAATTGAAAGAGTTTAATTCAGTGCATCAGTCGATCGACTTTTCCCATTGTAAATATGCATTTATGATATGAACTTCGAGTGCTGATGATAGTTTAAATGGCAACTTAGATCATTAACTAGTAACAGACGGACACACATTCTGCTTACCATCAGCGGCCTGGTTGTAGTAGACCTCGATTCTGTCGAGTTGCAGGTCGCTGTCCCCAATGTACTTTCCGGTCGTGTCGATGCCATGCTCGTCTGATATTATCTCCCAGaactgtaattaataattacaacttaattttaatttgatgacGTTTTggccatatttattattaaataataaataaataaatataaatatattgggacaaatcacacagattgagctagtcccaaagtaagttcgagacttgtgttatgggatactaactcaacgatactgtattttataataaatacatatataaataaacatccaagacccgggccaatcagaaaaagatcattttccatcatgacccgaccggggatcgaacccgggacctctcggttcagtggcaagaaccttaccactgcgccaccgaggttgtcaaattattattagtaacaaataactatatcatctcaaaaataacttaagtatatacttgtaaattaaaaataaagaaggtTATATATACAGTTATATCTATAACAAtaactattcgaaggcccttattgaccgagcgagcgaaccTAGCGAGGTCTACGAACCAACTTGAGgcaaaaatacgtttttttgtatgtatgtatatatgtatgtacgtatgtatgtttgtaacgcgataatttTTGAACcgttgatttgattttgatgaaatttaaaaggtacgGGATCTGTCaaatgaatttttaagttcgtggaaatattcacatttatgGTGTACAACACAACAACTAGCAATATAGGTCCCGTTTTACCCATCGCTTACGCAACTCTAAAAACTACCTCTAATAAAACGGGTCATTAACATTTCTGAATCCATAGACAAAATATCGTGCCTAACCATAATCGTAGAAAACGGCCACGCCTGTCATTGCTTACCACGCATGAGCGCACGCGCAACGCAAGCTTACACATCATACTCATTATTTACACATATGATTTTaactgtatatatgtatgaccGAGAATATTTCTATATGCTAAACAGGGGCGTAGATACCGCTGAATCTATGATACGGGCCCCCGGGCTACTGGGGCCCCTATGTGTGTTAacaaaaattagtaaaatgtaTTCGCAGTACACTTTAATAGTCTTAGGTAGGCCGTACTTCGCGGGAAATCATAGCAAATaccagctgcgccccggggcttcgctcccgtgggaattctgggataaaaagtatcccatgttatattctacccgtgtaccaaatttcgtaacaattcGCCCAGTagatttgcgtgaaagagtaacaaacacatgcacacatacatcctcacaaacttccgcatttataatagcaGTAGGATTGGTAGGACTGTTTCCTGTAATTTGTATATGtgtacaaaaacatataagtaaataaataatatacagttTAGTTCCAGACAAAAAT
This sequence is a window from Plodia interpunctella isolate USDA-ARS_2022_Savannah chromosome 29, ilPloInte3.2, whole genome shotgun sequence. Protein-coding genes within it:
- the LOC128682263 gene encoding tubulin beta chain-like, giving the protein MREIVHLQAGQCGNQIGSKFWEIISDEHGIDTTGKYIGDSDLQLDRIEVYYNQAADGNRFVPRAVLVDLEPGTMDAIRSSTYGQLFRPDNYVFGQSGAGNNWAKGHYTEGAELVDSVMDVVRKESEGCDCLQGFQLTHSLGGGTGSGLGTLLLSKLREEYPDRIVNTFSVMPSPKVSDTVVEPYNATLSVHQLVENTDETFCIDNEALYDICFRTLRLASPTYGDLNHLVSLTMSGVTTCLRFPGQLNADLRKLAVNMVPFPRLHFFMPGFAPLTARNSQGYRALTVPELTQQMFSPVNMMAACDPRHGRYLTVAAIFRGRMSMKEVDEQMLTVQDKNSSYFVEWIPNNVKVAVCDVPPRGLKMAATFVGNSTAIQEIFKRISEQFTVMFRRKAFLHWYTGEGMDEMEFTEAESNMNDLVSEYQQYEEVGVDDCDFDEQEEMPPEEYPEEE